The Lynx canadensis isolate LIC74 chromosome D1, mLynCan4.pri.v2, whole genome shotgun sequence genome has a segment encoding these proteins:
- the PHRF1 gene encoding PHD and RING finger domain-containing protein 1 isoform X5 → MDDDSLDELVDRSPGPDGRSRLNPAVLASSADSGDGSSGSSEDDTGSERSYSTDGEDDGEDEEGGLEDQSGSEDSEEEGREEGGLETLVAVADTQGTLEANGAFNSDDDSESCPICLNAFRDQALGTPENCAHYFCLDCIVEWSKNANSCPVDRTIFKCICIRARFGGKILKKIPVENARAGRDEEEDPTFCEVCGRSDREDRLLLCDGCDAGYHMECLDPPLQEVPVDEWFCPECAAPGAAPTADAGPVTEEEVSLILADVVPTTSRLRPHVGRTRAIARTRQSERVRATVNRNRISTARRIQHVPRYLMSSLLDETIEAVAAGLSTAVYQRPVAPRAPAKRRRRAGRRKKVSGRRKTQSRSSVKTRGSGTRSKKRQGRAKKRKGKRSKNEATARSRIARTLGLRGPVRGACTPSVHKPADPSLGLMRADIGVATLSLFGDPYELDPFDSEEQSADPASPLSAKRRVLSQSALRSHRPVARPVSVGLSRRSVPAAAPEPEVDEAPVPDLVGSILSGQSLLMMNGADITIHRDGSLSAKKAAPVSFPRSSGAPPRGGRGPGACLLPGAPRSGSGLQSAGLRCHGGPTPSCVPALTPAAAVRLDSSVTPPSGQAQNLSNVSRPGLKHSDAPGCDGDSRHARPLSSVSSKTSGSCSHLPRASALQGQAVKPAPRRPSISELPRIPKVRREDGGGRRADAAPASEQRVEIPSSCISRLTGREGPGQPSHGARAEGEPSSRGPQEPGTHSGGGSQSPATLGPSKGKGVSSTFESFRINIPGNTAHSGRLSNPGFCNTFRPVDNKVQRKENPAPLFSIRKAKQLKSEIYDPFDPTGSDSGSAGSSPERLGSGLLPSEITRTISINSPKAPALQTVRCVTSYTVEKVFGTEPESPRGSSASTLELRGEGAAEGSSDLEREGQGVASRAQRPSPPEPWEDRDQLPCSTFFGSEERTVTCVTDVEPGAPPSPGAPQTTTHRVVELRPPSCSRSTSSSRGRKKAKRKRAEAREHRRTRSGSRSGSRSGERSSRSVSPPVGEGHPKRQQPKARGRRSSSDHSSSHERAKRKKVKDEGRRRRRDSWGRGRRRSRSRSRSGSPGSSSHERRESRRRKRRRSGSRSRGRECSPPSSLERARRHRHTRERSPRERSPRERPRVRWSSRERRKRKSGSPRSPSTEHRSREHQRPRSREKRPRPRSPERKLVPPPQEEQKPDREQPAKPLVSVGADASPAGAEAHKEAPDVPAECPPEDLDYGDSVEAGHVFEEFSSDAFFLQLDDMSSPPSPESTDSSPERDFPPNPVVPPASQQQDPALVAVIRREVALIHDDEAAQPLPQAQGPQEKPLLQQDAAGAATAPGTLGSQAGVGVPAGKEEGASQTPLLRAKALVKRVTWNLQEAESGVPAEERGLRTPLHRPQKPREGAWETEDVGPSVVFQQASFSEPPAPGYAHAESGFPDAEPSQVYTPNLPTAPALPLSLPPYVPASQPTVQFILQGSLPLASGGVAQSPAPAPTAPTTASEPAGHAAVAGNSEERAAAPRPAAEKAKTEEYMKKLHTQERAVEEVKLAIKPFYQKREVTKDEYKDILRKAVQKICHSKSGEINPVKVANLVKAYVDKYRHMRRHRRAEAGEEAPPQGTES, encoded by the exons ATGGATGACGACAGCCTGGATGAGCTTGTGGACCgaagcccagggccagatggacgCTCGCGACTCAACCCTGCTGTCCTGGCCAGCAGCGCTG ACAGCGGTGACGGCAGCAGTGGCAGCTCTGAGGATGACACGGGCAGTGAGCGCAGCTACAGCACCGACGGAGAGGACGACGGAGAGGACGAGGAGGGCGGTCTGGAGGACCAATCTG gttctgaagattctgaagaagaaggaagagaagaaggaggctTGGAAACGTTAGTGGCCGTGGCGGATACTCAGGGGACGTTGGAAGCCAATGGCGCATTTAATTCTGACGATGATTCCGAGAGCTGCCCAATTTGTCTCAATGCTTTCCGGGACCAGGCCCTGGGGACACCGGAGAACTGTGCCCATTATTTCTGCCTGGACTGTATTGTGGAATGGTCGAAG aaTGCCAATTCCTGTCCAGTTGATCGAACTATATTTAAATGTATCTGTATTCGAGCTCGGTTTGGCGGTAAAATCTTGAAGAAG ATTCCAGTGGAAAACGCCAGAGCCGGCCGGGATGAGGAGGAAGACCCCACCTTTTGTGAAGTGTGTGGCAGGAGCGACCGGGAGGACCGGCTGCTTCTCTGCGACGGCTGTGACGCAGG GTACCACATGGAATGTTTGGACCCTCCTCTCCAGGAGGTACCAGTGGACGAGTGGTTCTGTCCCGAATGTGCTGCCCCTGGAGCTGCTCCCACCGCTG atgCAGGTCCCGTGACTGAGGAGGAGGTCTCCCTGATCTTGGCTGACGTGGTGCCCACCACCAGCCGGCTTCGGCCTCACGTGGGGAGGACCCGTGCCATTGCCAGGACACGACAGAGCGAGAGAGTCCGAGCGACCGTGAACCGGAATCGGATCTCCACCGCCAGGAGAATCCAG CATGTCCCACGGTACCTCATGTCTTCTCTGCTGGATGAGACCATTGAGGCTGTCGCTGCCGGTCTGAGCACTGCCGTGTACCAGCGCCCCGTGGCGCCCCGAGCCCCCGCAAAACGCAGGAGGAGAGCAG GAAGACGGAAGAAGGtgtcaggaagaaggaagacCCAGTCCAGGTCGTCTGTGAAGACCAGGGGCTCCGGGACGAGGTCTAAGAAACGCCAGGGTCGTgccaagaagagaaaagggaagaggtcAAAG AATGAAGCCACAGCTCGGTCCCGCATTGCACGGACGCTGGGCCTCCGGGGTCCCGTCCGCGGGGCCTGCACCCCGTCAGTGCACAAGCCTGCGGACCCCTCTCTGGGACTGATGCGTGCAGACATCGGGGTGGCCACTCTGTCGCTCTTCGGAGACCCCTATGAGCTGGACCCCTTTGACAG CGAGGAGCAGTCTGCGGACCCTGCTTCCCCTTTGAGCGCCAAGAGGAGGGTTCTGTCCCAGTCGGCACTGCGCTCTCACCGGCCCGTGGCCAGGCCCGTGTCCGTGGGGCTCTCCAG GAGGAGTGTTCCTGCCGCGGCGCCCGAGCCAGAGGTGGACGAGGCCCCCGTCCCGGACCTAGTGGGGAGCATCCTGTCGGGCCAGAGCCTCCTGATGATGAACGGTGCAGACATCACCATCCACCGGGACGGCTCGCTCAGTGCCAAGAAGGCAG CACCCGTTTCCTTTCCGAGAAGCTCAGGCGCTCCACCTCGAGGGGGCAGAGGCCCCGGGGCCTGCCTGCTGCCCGGAGCACCACGCTCAGGCAGCGGGCTCCAGAGTGCGGGGCTGCGCTGCCACGGCGGTCCCACCCCCTCCTGCGTCCCCGCTCTCACCCCAGCGGCAGCCGTGAGACTGGACTCCTCCGTGACCCCTCCGTCAGGTCAGGCTCAGAACCTGTCAAACGTAAGCAGGCCTGGCTTAAAGCACAGTGACGCCCCTGGATGTGATGGCGACAGCAGGCACGCTCGGCCCCTTAGTTCCGTGTCCTCTAAGACCTCGGGCAGCTGCTCTCACTTGCCGCGTGCCAGTGCGCTGCAGGGACAGGCCGTGAAGCCAGCTCCCAGGAGGCCCAGCATCTCAGAGCTACCCAGGATACCGAAGGTCAGAAGGGAGGACGGTGGCGGCCGGCGGGCGGATGCGGCCCCCGCCAGCGAGCAGCGTGTTGAGATCCCCAGCTCCTGCATCAGCCGGCTCACGGGCAGGGAGGGCCCCGGGCAGCCCAGCCACGGCGCCCGTGCAGAGGGCGAGCCCAGCAGCAGGGGCCCACAAGAGCCTGGCACACACTCAGGGGGTGGATCCCAGTCCCCCGCCACGCTGGGACCCTCAAAGGGGAAGGGTGTCAGCTCGACCTTCGAGAGCTTCAGGATCAATATTCCCGGGAACACGGCACACTCCGGCAGACTCTCTAACCCCGGCTTTTGTAACACGTTCCGGCCTGTCGACAATAAGGTGCAGAGGAAAGAGAACCCCGCTCCCCTCTTCTCCATCAGGAAGGCCAAGCAGCTCAAGAGCGAGATCTACGACCCCTTCGACCCCACAGGCTCCGACTCTGGTTCCGCCGGCAGCAGCCCCGAGCGCCTGGGCTCTGGCCTCCTGCCCTCTGAGATCACGCGCACCATCTCCATCAACAGCCCAAAGGCGCCGGCGTTGCAGACCGTGCGCTGTGTCACCTCCTACACGGTGGAAAAGGTCTTTGGGACGGAGCCTGAGTCCCCTCGCGGGTCCTCCGCCAGCACGCTCGAGCTCCGGGGCGAGGGGGCTGCCGAGGGTTCCTCCGACCTGGAGCGGGAGGGCCAGGGCGTGGCGTCCAGGGCGCAGAGGCCGTCCCCCCCAGAGCCGTGGGAGGACAGGGACCAGCTGCCCTGCAGTACCTTCTTTGGCTCCGAGGAGCGGACGGTGACCTGCGTGACCGATGTAGAGCCAGGGGCACCACCCAGCCCGGGCGCCCCGCAGACAACTACCCACAGGGTTGTGGAGCTGAGGCCCCCGTCCTGCTCCCGCTCCACATCCAGCTCCCGTGGCAGGAAGAAGGCCAAGAGGAAGCGGGCTGAGGCCAGGGAGCACAGGAGGACCCGCTCCGGCTCCCGCTCAGGCTCCCGCTCTGGGGAGAGGAGCTCACGGTCGGTGTCTCCACCGGTGGGTGAAGGGCACCCCAAGAGGCAGCAGCCCAAGGCCCGGGGCCGCAGGTCCTCCAGTGACCACTCCAGCAGCCACGAGCGAGCCAAGCGGAAGAAGGTGAAGGatgagggcaggaggaggaggagggactctTGGGGACGCGGCCGGCGGCGGTCACGGTCCCGGTCCCGCTCAGGCAGCCCCGGCAGCTCCTCCCATGAACgcagggagagcaggaggaggaagcgGAGGCGGTCGGGGTCCAGGTCTCGGGGGAGGGAGTGCTCCCCCCCCAGCAGCCTGGAGAGGGCCCGGAGGCACCGGCACACAAGGGAGCGGAGCCCCCGGGAGAGGAGCCCTCGGGAGCGCCCCCGCGTCAGGTGGAGCTCCCGGGAGCGGAGGAAGCGCAAGTCCGGGTCTCCACGGTCGCCGAGCACGGAGCACAGGTCCCGGGAGCACCAACGGCCTCGTTCCCGTGAGAAGCGGCCGAGGCCTCGCTCTCCAGAGAGGAAGTTggtgccccctccccaggagGAGCAGAAGCCCGACAGGGAGCAGCCGGCCAAGCCACTGGTCTCCGTGGGAGCAGACGCCTCTCCAGCAGGGGCCGAGGCCCACAAGGAGGCCCCGGATGTGCCCGCGGAGTGTCCACCCGAGGACCTTGATTACGGGGACTCTGTCGAGGCCGGGCACGTCTTTGAGGAGTTTTCAAGTGACGCTTTCTTCCTGCAGCTTGATGACATGAGCTCTCCGCCCTCCCCAGAGAGCACGGATTCCTCCCCAGAGCGAGACTTCCCACCCAATCCCGTGGTgcccccagccagccagcagcaggACCCTGCCCTGGTGGCTGTCATCAGACGCGAGGTGGCACTGATCCACGATGATGAGGCGGcgcagcccctgccccaggcacaGGGCCCCCAAGAGAAACCCTTGCTCCAGCAGGATGCTGCTGGGGCTGCCACGGCGCCTGGCACCCTGGGAAGCCAGGCTGGGGTCGGGGTGCCTGCGGGGAAGGAGGAAGGCGCCTCTCAGACCCCCTTGCTGCGGGCGAAAGCCCTGGTGAAGAGAGTCACCTGGAACCTGCAGGAAGCGGAGAGTGGTGTCCCTGCCGAGGAGCGAGGCCTGC GAACGCCGCTCCACAGGCCTCAGAAGCCCCGGGAGGGGGCCTGGGAAACAGAAGACGTGGGGCCCTCGGTGGTGTTCCAGCAGGCATCCTTCTCTGAGCCGCCTGCCCCTGGCTATGCACATGCAGAGTCTGGCTTCCCGGACGCCGAGCCCTCTCAG GTTTATACCCCCAACCTGCCCACCGCCCCAGCTCTCCCTTTGAGTCTCCCGCCCTAcgtgccagccagccagcccacgGTCCAGTTCATCCTGCAGGGGAGCCTCCCGCTGGCGAGCGGTGGGGttgcacagagcccagccccgGCGCCCACTGCCCCGACCACGGCTTCAGAGCCAGCCGGCCACGCCGCTGTCGCTGGCAACTCTGAGGAGAGAGCGGCTGCTCCCAGGCCTGCCGCGGAGAAGGCCAAAACCGAGGAG TACATGAAGAAGCTGCACACGCAGGAGCGGGCAGTGGAGGAGGTGAAGCTGGCCATCAAGCCCTTCTATCAGAAGAGGGAGGTGACAAAGGACGAGTATAAGGACATTCTCCGCAAGGCAGTGCAGAAG ataTGCCACAGCAAGAGCGGGGAGATCAACCCTGTGAAGGTGGCCAACCTGGTCAAGGCCTACGTGGACAAGTACAGGCACATGCGCAGACACAGGAGGGCTGAGGCCGGCGAGGAGGCACCCCCCCAGGGCACCGAGAGCTGA
- the PHRF1 gene encoding PHD and RING finger domain-containing protein 1 isoform X2: MDDDSLDELVDRSPGPDGRSRLNPAVLASSAEDSGDGSSGSSEDDTGSERSYSTDGEDDGEDEEGGLEDQSGSEDSEEEGREEGGLETLVAVADTQGTLEANGAFNSDDDSESCPICLNAFRDQALGTPENCAHYFCLDCIVEWSKNANSCPVDRTIFKCICIRARFGGKILKKIPVENARAGRDEEEDPTFCEVCGRSDREDRLLLCDGCDAGYHMECLDPPLQEVPVDEWFCPECAAPGAAPTADAGPVTEEEVSLILADVVPTTSRLRPHVGRTRAIARTRQSERVRATVNRNRISTARRIQHVPRYLMSSLLDETIEAVAAGLSTAVYQRPVAPRAPAKRRRRAGRRKKVSGRRKTQSRSSVKTRGSGTRSKKRQGRAKKRKGKRSKNEATARSRIARTLGLRGPVRGACTPSVHKPADPSLGLMRADIGVATLSLFGDPYELDPFDSEEQSADPASPLSAKRRVLSQSALRSHRPVARPVSVGLSRRSVPAAAPEPEVDEAPVPDLVGSILSGQSLLMMNGADITIHRDGSLSAKKAAPVSFPRSSGAPPRGGRGPGACLLPGAPRSGSGLQSAGLRCHGGPTPSCVPALTPAAAVRLDSSVTPPSGQAQNLSNVSRPGLKHSDAPGCDGDSRHARPLSSVSSKTSGSCSHLPRASALQGQAVKPAPRRPSISELPRIPKVRREDGGGRRADAAPASEQRVEIPSSCISRLTGREGPGQPSHGARAEGEPSSRGPQEPGTHSGGGSQSPATLGPSKGKGVSSTFESFRINIPGNTAHSGRLSNPGFCNTFRPVDNKVQRKENPAPLFSIRKAKQLKSEIYDPFDPTGSDSGSAGSSPERLGSGLLPSEITRTISINSPKAPALQTVRCVTSYTVEKVFGTEPESPRGSSASTLELRGEGAAEGSSDLEREGQGVASRAQRPSPPEPWEDRDQLPCSTFFGSEERTVTCVTDVEPGAPPSPGAPQTTTHRVVELRPPSCSRSTSSSRGRKKAKRKRAEAREHRRTRSGSRSGSRSGERSSRSVSPPVGEGHPKRQQPKARGRRSSSDHSSSHERAKRKKVKDEGRRRRRDSWGRGRRRSRSRSRSGSPGSSSHERRESRRRKRRRSGSRSRGRECSPPSSLERARRHRHTRERSPRERSPRERPRVRWSSRERRKRKSGSPRSPSTEHRSREHQRPRSREKRPRPRSPERKLVPPPQEEQKPDREQPAKPLVSVGADASPAGAEAHKEAPDVPAECPPEDLDYGDSVEAGHVFEEFSSDAFFLQLDDMSSPPSPESTDSSPERDFPPNPVVPPASQQQDPALVAVIRREVALIHDDEAAQPLPQAQGPQEKPLLQQDAAGAATAPGTLGSQAGVGVPAGKEEGASQTPLLRAKALVKRVTWNLQEAESGVPAEERGLRTPLHRPQKPREGAWETEDVGPSVVFQQASFSEPPAPGYAHAESGFPDAEPSQVYTPNLPTAPALPLSLPPYVPASQPTVQFILQGSLPLASGGVAQSPAPAPTAPTTASEPAGHAAVAGNSEERAAAPRPAAEKAKTEEYMKKLHTQERAVEEVKLAIKPFYQKREVTKDEYKDILRKAVQKICHSKSGEINPVKVANLVKAYVDKYRHMRRHRRAEAGEEAPPQGTES, translated from the exons ATGGATGACGACAGCCTGGATGAGCTTGTGGACCgaagcccagggccagatggacgCTCGCGACTCAACCCTGCTGTCCTGGCCAGCAGCGCTG AAGACAGCGGTGACGGCAGCAGTGGCAGCTCTGAGGATGACACGGGCAGTGAGCGCAGCTACAGCACCGACGGAGAGGACGACGGAGAGGACGAGGAGGGCGGTCTGGAGGACCAATCTG gttctgaagattctgaagaagaaggaagagaagaaggaggctTGGAAACGTTAGTGGCCGTGGCGGATACTCAGGGGACGTTGGAAGCCAATGGCGCATTTAATTCTGACGATGATTCCGAGAGCTGCCCAATTTGTCTCAATGCTTTCCGGGACCAGGCCCTGGGGACACCGGAGAACTGTGCCCATTATTTCTGCCTGGACTGTATTGTGGAATGGTCGAAG aaTGCCAATTCCTGTCCAGTTGATCGAACTATATTTAAATGTATCTGTATTCGAGCTCGGTTTGGCGGTAAAATCTTGAAGAAG ATTCCAGTGGAAAACGCCAGAGCCGGCCGGGATGAGGAGGAAGACCCCACCTTTTGTGAAGTGTGTGGCAGGAGCGACCGGGAGGACCGGCTGCTTCTCTGCGACGGCTGTGACGCAGG GTACCACATGGAATGTTTGGACCCTCCTCTCCAGGAGGTACCAGTGGACGAGTGGTTCTGTCCCGAATGTGCTGCCCCTGGAGCTGCTCCCACCGCTG atgCAGGTCCCGTGACTGAGGAGGAGGTCTCCCTGATCTTGGCTGACGTGGTGCCCACCACCAGCCGGCTTCGGCCTCACGTGGGGAGGACCCGTGCCATTGCCAGGACACGACAGAGCGAGAGAGTCCGAGCGACCGTGAACCGGAATCGGATCTCCACCGCCAGGAGAATCCAG CATGTCCCACGGTACCTCATGTCTTCTCTGCTGGATGAGACCATTGAGGCTGTCGCTGCCGGTCTGAGCACTGCCGTGTACCAGCGCCCCGTGGCGCCCCGAGCCCCCGCAAAACGCAGGAGGAGAGCAG GAAGACGGAAGAAGGtgtcaggaagaaggaagacCCAGTCCAGGTCGTCTGTGAAGACCAGGGGCTCCGGGACGAGGTCTAAGAAACGCCAGGGTCGTgccaagaagagaaaagggaagaggtcAAAG AATGAAGCCACAGCTCGGTCCCGCATTGCACGGACGCTGGGCCTCCGGGGTCCCGTCCGCGGGGCCTGCACCCCGTCAGTGCACAAGCCTGCGGACCCCTCTCTGGGACTGATGCGTGCAGACATCGGGGTGGCCACTCTGTCGCTCTTCGGAGACCCCTATGAGCTGGACCCCTTTGACAG CGAGGAGCAGTCTGCGGACCCTGCTTCCCCTTTGAGCGCCAAGAGGAGGGTTCTGTCCCAGTCGGCACTGCGCTCTCACCGGCCCGTGGCCAGGCCCGTGTCCGTGGGGCTCTCCAG GAGGAGTGTTCCTGCCGCGGCGCCCGAGCCAGAGGTGGACGAGGCCCCCGTCCCGGACCTAGTGGGGAGCATCCTGTCGGGCCAGAGCCTCCTGATGATGAACGGTGCAGACATCACCATCCACCGGGACGGCTCGCTCAGTGCCAAGAAGGCAG CACCCGTTTCCTTTCCGAGAAGCTCAGGCGCTCCACCTCGAGGGGGCAGAGGCCCCGGGGCCTGCCTGCTGCCCGGAGCACCACGCTCAGGCAGCGGGCTCCAGAGTGCGGGGCTGCGCTGCCACGGCGGTCCCACCCCCTCCTGCGTCCCCGCTCTCACCCCAGCGGCAGCCGTGAGACTGGACTCCTCCGTGACCCCTCCGTCAGGTCAGGCTCAGAACCTGTCAAACGTAAGCAGGCCTGGCTTAAAGCACAGTGACGCCCCTGGATGTGATGGCGACAGCAGGCACGCTCGGCCCCTTAGTTCCGTGTCCTCTAAGACCTCGGGCAGCTGCTCTCACTTGCCGCGTGCCAGTGCGCTGCAGGGACAGGCCGTGAAGCCAGCTCCCAGGAGGCCCAGCATCTCAGAGCTACCCAGGATACCGAAGGTCAGAAGGGAGGACGGTGGCGGCCGGCGGGCGGATGCGGCCCCCGCCAGCGAGCAGCGTGTTGAGATCCCCAGCTCCTGCATCAGCCGGCTCACGGGCAGGGAGGGCCCCGGGCAGCCCAGCCACGGCGCCCGTGCAGAGGGCGAGCCCAGCAGCAGGGGCCCACAAGAGCCTGGCACACACTCAGGGGGTGGATCCCAGTCCCCCGCCACGCTGGGACCCTCAAAGGGGAAGGGTGTCAGCTCGACCTTCGAGAGCTTCAGGATCAATATTCCCGGGAACACGGCACACTCCGGCAGACTCTCTAACCCCGGCTTTTGTAACACGTTCCGGCCTGTCGACAATAAGGTGCAGAGGAAAGAGAACCCCGCTCCCCTCTTCTCCATCAGGAAGGCCAAGCAGCTCAAGAGCGAGATCTACGACCCCTTCGACCCCACAGGCTCCGACTCTGGTTCCGCCGGCAGCAGCCCCGAGCGCCTGGGCTCTGGCCTCCTGCCCTCTGAGATCACGCGCACCATCTCCATCAACAGCCCAAAGGCGCCGGCGTTGCAGACCGTGCGCTGTGTCACCTCCTACACGGTGGAAAAGGTCTTTGGGACGGAGCCTGAGTCCCCTCGCGGGTCCTCCGCCAGCACGCTCGAGCTCCGGGGCGAGGGGGCTGCCGAGGGTTCCTCCGACCTGGAGCGGGAGGGCCAGGGCGTGGCGTCCAGGGCGCAGAGGCCGTCCCCCCCAGAGCCGTGGGAGGACAGGGACCAGCTGCCCTGCAGTACCTTCTTTGGCTCCGAGGAGCGGACGGTGACCTGCGTGACCGATGTAGAGCCAGGGGCACCACCCAGCCCGGGCGCCCCGCAGACAACTACCCACAGGGTTGTGGAGCTGAGGCCCCCGTCCTGCTCCCGCTCCACATCCAGCTCCCGTGGCAGGAAGAAGGCCAAGAGGAAGCGGGCTGAGGCCAGGGAGCACAGGAGGACCCGCTCCGGCTCCCGCTCAGGCTCCCGCTCTGGGGAGAGGAGCTCACGGTCGGTGTCTCCACCGGTGGGTGAAGGGCACCCCAAGAGGCAGCAGCCCAAGGCCCGGGGCCGCAGGTCCTCCAGTGACCACTCCAGCAGCCACGAGCGAGCCAAGCGGAAGAAGGTGAAGGatgagggcaggaggaggaggagggactctTGGGGACGCGGCCGGCGGCGGTCACGGTCCCGGTCCCGCTCAGGCAGCCCCGGCAGCTCCTCCCATGAACgcagggagagcaggaggaggaagcgGAGGCGGTCGGGGTCCAGGTCTCGGGGGAGGGAGTGCTCCCCCCCCAGCAGCCTGGAGAGGGCCCGGAGGCACCGGCACACAAGGGAGCGGAGCCCCCGGGAGAGGAGCCCTCGGGAGCGCCCCCGCGTCAGGTGGAGCTCCCGGGAGCGGAGGAAGCGCAAGTCCGGGTCTCCACGGTCGCCGAGCACGGAGCACAGGTCCCGGGAGCACCAACGGCCTCGTTCCCGTGAGAAGCGGCCGAGGCCTCGCTCTCCAGAGAGGAAGTTggtgccccctccccaggagGAGCAGAAGCCCGACAGGGAGCAGCCGGCCAAGCCACTGGTCTCCGTGGGAGCAGACGCCTCTCCAGCAGGGGCCGAGGCCCACAAGGAGGCCCCGGATGTGCCCGCGGAGTGTCCACCCGAGGACCTTGATTACGGGGACTCTGTCGAGGCCGGGCACGTCTTTGAGGAGTTTTCAAGTGACGCTTTCTTCCTGCAGCTTGATGACATGAGCTCTCCGCCCTCCCCAGAGAGCACGGATTCCTCCCCAGAGCGAGACTTCCCACCCAATCCCGTGGTgcccccagccagccagcagcaggACCCTGCCCTGGTGGCTGTCATCAGACGCGAGGTGGCACTGATCCACGATGATGAGGCGGcgcagcccctgccccaggcacaGGGCCCCCAAGAGAAACCCTTGCTCCAGCAGGATGCTGCTGGGGCTGCCACGGCGCCTGGCACCCTGGGAAGCCAGGCTGGGGTCGGGGTGCCTGCGGGGAAGGAGGAAGGCGCCTCTCAGACCCCCTTGCTGCGGGCGAAAGCCCTGGTGAAGAGAGTCACCTGGAACCTGCAGGAAGCGGAGAGTGGTGTCCCTGCCGAGGAGCGAGGCCTGC GAACGCCGCTCCACAGGCCTCAGAAGCCCCGGGAGGGGGCCTGGGAAACAGAAGACGTGGGGCCCTCGGTGGTGTTCCAGCAGGCATCCTTCTCTGAGCCGCCTGCCCCTGGCTATGCACATGCAGAGTCTGGCTTCCCGGACGCCGAGCCCTCTCAG GTTTATACCCCCAACCTGCCCACCGCCCCAGCTCTCCCTTTGAGTCTCCCGCCCTAcgtgccagccagccagcccacgGTCCAGTTCATCCTGCAGGGGAGCCTCCCGCTGGCGAGCGGTGGGGttgcacagagcccagccccgGCGCCCACTGCCCCGACCACGGCTTCAGAGCCAGCCGGCCACGCCGCTGTCGCTGGCAACTCTGAGGAGAGAGCGGCTGCTCCCAGGCCTGCCGCGGAGAAGGCCAAAACCGAGGAG TACATGAAGAAGCTGCACACGCAGGAGCGGGCAGTGGAGGAGGTGAAGCTGGCCATCAAGCCCTTCTATCAGAAGAGGGAGGTGACAAAGGACGAGTATAAGGACATTCTCCGCAAGGCAGTGCAGAAG ataTGCCACAGCAAGAGCGGGGAGATCAACCCTGTGAAGGTGGCCAACCTGGTCAAGGCCTACGTGGACAAGTACAGGCACATGCGCAGACACAGGAGGGCTGAGGCCGGCGAGGAGGCACCCCCCCAGGGCACCGAGAGCTGA